The candidate division WOR-3 bacterium DNA segment ACCATTAAAACCGAATTCATCAAAGGCACGCCTCAGGAGAAAAATCAATTGCCTGAGGGAATTGAACGATTTCTCCGGTGCCTCACCGGGCCAGAGCATCTCCATAAGTTGTTCCCGTAAAATCGGTTTTCGGTAATACAGAATCAAAATCTTCAAAAGGTCTTTCATCTTCTTCCTCGATAAAGACAACAAAGTATCGTCATCCCTGGTAATTTCGAACTTTCCGAAAAGTTTGACCGCCAGCGAGGGAAGAGGCTTCTGTTCGAGGGTCTCCAGCACAGCAACCGCTTTATGAGCAATGCGGGGACGCAGTGCCCAGATCTTGTTCTGTACCTTTGATTTTAAATGTCCGAGACCAAGTTTCTCGATCGCGGAAAGGGCGACCTCCTGGCATCGCACTGACCTGTGTTCCAGAAGAAAATTGATCAATTCTTCATGATTTGTAACCAGCCGGAAGAGAATCATCTTCGGTAATGTAGAACGTTTACGCATCAAAAGATATTCACATAACAAAGGAAGAAATATTTGACGCTCCCGTAAGAGGATCGTGTCATAACCGTATTTCCAACATCTCCTCAAGAGTTCATCAAACAATTTGGCGTCTTCGGAACCTCCTTGCTTTCGAATATAGAATCGAAATAATTCACCGATGGTTCTCTCGTATTTTCTGTTCTTTGTCTTTGCTATCCCGCGGTTCAAATATTTTAAAGAAGACCGCCTTTCGCGTAAAAACCAGAGCACCATCCCGGTTTCGATCAAAAGAATCCCTTCATCCAGTTTTTCACCGGTCTGTTCCATGATCGTTTGAGCGCGGTTCAGCAAATCGAGCGCCGTCTGATAATTACCGCGTAACCGCTCCAGGACCCCCATATTGAGATATACATATAACTTCTCCGTGTATGACATACTCTTTTCGAGAAGTTCCAACGCCCGGTTATACACACGGTACGCCTCTTCGAAGTTATGGCCGTCTCTGAGGATATTTGCAAGGATCCAGTATGAAACACCTTCTTCATAAGTCAAGGAAAATTCAACCGCGGATTCTTTACAGCCTGCAAGAAGTTCCTTACCGAGTTCCCAGTCACCTCTTTTCCAGCATAATTCCCCCAGGTTAAGCAGGGCGTATATCCGCAATCTCTTTTCCTGCTCCTTTTCGCAAAGTTCCAGGGCATTACGTAAGTAGACATCCGCCTCAAAAAAATGGCCCTGATGGAGCGGTACAATCCCCAGATTGATCGAAGTTTTCAGAAAAACAGACATCTCCTTTGAACTCTGGGAAAGATAACGGGCTTTTCTATAACACTGTTTCGCCTTTTCGAACTTACCCAGCATCCAGAAATTCACTCCTTTGGAATTCCAGATATCACCGAGCATAAATGTATCACCCTGAATCACCTTGAAACAACGGTCAAGTGCCCTGTTGGAACTTGTATATTCACCTTCCCGACGCAAGATCGTCGCCTTCAATAACAGAGCCTTACATATCAATTCCTGATTTTGTCCTTTCCTAAGAGAAGGTTCGATCTTCTCACAGAGTTCAAGCGCTTTGGAAAGTCTTCCCTTTAAAAATTGGAGATATGCTGAAAGATACAGATATTCATTCGAAGAAGGAACTTTGGAAAGGGTTCGGATTATCTGCTCAAGAGTTACTACATCTCCTTTTTTTACACACTCCTCTCCCTGCCGTACGAGTTCTTCGAACATAATATCACACAAAGGTGATCATCCCGGCTACTTCAACAATCGAAAATCGGGGACCGGCGGAGAAAATGTAATCTGCCGGTGAACACTAACCGCCAACACAGTGCTTCGGCATTGATTGTAACCACATAAACAAAAGACACTTAAATCAATCTTCTATTCTGGTTTAATACGTTTGTTGATTTCATCCTTAAATATCCTCGAAGGTCTGAAGAACGGAACATAGCGGTCAGGCAATGTATATTCTTTACCGCTCTTCGGCGCCCTGGCGGTTCTTCCCGGTCGTCTTCTCAATTCAAAAGTACCGAATCTTCGCAGTTCAACCCGCTTATTCTGGATCAACACATCCCGGATTGTATCCAGAAAAACATCAATTAATTTTTCAATATCGGTCTTGGTAAAAGCAGGACCAAATTTTTCCGCGATCTTCTCAACTAAAAGTTCTCTTCTCATTTTGCCTCCTTATCTTGGGAACATCCAGTACACGAGGTCTTTGAACAACCTGTACAGGACGTACCGATATTACTTGAAAAACTACCATTACATCGCATTCCGAATGTAGAATAAAGCTTTTCAAAATCAATGCTTTCACACCTGGGACATTTGACGTCCTTCATCTCGGAGTTCTTTAATATAAGCTCCTCGAATTTATGGTGACATCTATTACAACGGAATTCAATTATCGGCATAACAATATTATTATAACTATATTAACAATCATGTCAACGATTCTTCTGCACATATTGATCTTCCGACACCGTCTGTTCAAAAGCGGTTATAAACCAAGCTGGCGTTTTCTCCTTTTGCTCTTACGCCTTTTCGTATAAGAACGTCTATCACCTTTCTTCACCTTCCCGCTCTCAATCAACTTCCTGAATTCCTTTTCTGTCAGCAACCTTCTCCTCTCCTGTTTTCTCCGTTCACCTTTTTTTCGTCGTTCGTTCTTCATTCTGACCTCCTTCCTATTCTATCCAATAAAAAAAGTGTGTCAAGAATGTCATCGGAGACTTGACTTTCACTGAAATATATATATTATTTGTAAAAAAGGAGGAAAACCAGTGGCATTCGATTTGAGTATAATCTCTAAGTTTTTCAGAAATATCAAGAGTCAATTTATGAGTGACGTCGCGATCGACCTGGGAACCTGTACAACCCTGATCTATGTCAATGGACGCGGTATCGTATTGAATGAACCGACAGTAGTCGCGATCGATACCAACGCCAAGAAATGTCTTGCCGCAGGGCTTGAAGCGAAAAAGATGTTGGGTAGAACGCCCGGCGAGATCAAAGCCATCAGGCCGATGAAAGACGGAGTTATAGCCGATTTTGAAATGGTCGAACTCTTACTCAGAACATTCATCGAGAAGGTACAGAAAAAAAGGCTCTTCACCCGACCGAGGATAATCATCTGCGTCCCATCCGGCATAACCGAGGTCGAAAAAAGAGCCGTCAGGGACTCGGCGGAAGCGGCGGGCGCCCGTGAAGTCTTCCTGGTTTCAGAACCGATCGCCGCGGCGATCGGTATTGATCTGCCGGTTCATTCACCGACCGGTAATATGATAATCGACATCGGAGGCGGCACCACGGAAATCGCTGTTATCGCCCTGTCCGGTATTGTCACGAACAGTTCAGTGAGGATCGCCGGAGACGAGATGGATGATGCAATCCTTCAATATATAAAGAAAAACTACAATCTCATTATCGGAGAGCAGACCGCCGAGCAGATAAAGATTGAAATCGGAAATGCATTCCCCACAGTAGAGGAAAAGACAATCGAAGTACGCGGTAGAGACCTCGTATCAGGTATTCCGAAAACGATTAAATTAACGAGTCATGAAGTGCGTGAAGCAATTCAGGAACCCCTTTCGATGATTATCGAAGCAATTCGGCTTACCCTGGAAAAGACCCCGCCGGAATTAGCCGCTGACATCGTGAATTCAGGTATCTATATGGCCGGTGGAGGCTCTCTTCTGAAAGGCATCGACACTCTGGTAAGGGAAGAAACAAACCTGCCCGTAATGATTGCAGAGGAACCGAATAAGGCGATTGTCATCGGAGCCGGAAAGATTCTGGAAAACATGCCCCATTATGAAAAAGTAATTTTTCAGATGAAGAGAGAGTAGTTGTCCCGACGGCAGTTAATTTTATTCTCAATTTTACTTATAGTATGCATCACATTCCTAGCACTGGGAGAGCAGTCAAAATTATACTTGTCGACACGCCTTTCAGCGGTCTTACTGTTTCCCGTGAAAACCGTCACCGACTTCTTACATTTTCTGACTATCTCCAACGCCCGCATCACCGAACTGGAAACACTGGTGAATCAACTTCGTCTGGAAAACAGTGAACTCAAGAAAAGAATCCTTCTCGATACGATCGAGTTCAAAACAACGAAGTATGAATTATTAAAAGCCCAGATCATCGGACGTGATCCCTCAAACATCAACGGGTATCTCTATATCAACAAAGGAAAAGAAGATGATGTGAAAATAAACCAACCGGTAATCTCGATAAACGGACTCGTCGGAAAGATAAAACTGATCACCGAAAAGTACAGTGTCGTTGAAACAATTGAAAATCAAGGGTTCGCGGTCAGCGCCGTCGATATAAATACAAAGATACATGGTGTAGTCAAAAAAAAACAGAATCTGATATTCGACTTCATACGCATCGATGATGAAATAGCTGTCGGAGACTCAATCTGCACCTCAGGAATGAGTGAAATATTCCCTCAGGGAATTCTCATCGGAATTGTAAAAAAGATCGAGGAACAAAACACCCTCTTTTTCAAACCCGTCTACATCAAACCGAGCGTTCAGATCAACAAACTTACATACGTCTATGTGATCTCCAACGCCGAAACCGGTTTGCCGCCGCGTCTCATCCCGACCGGTGATATCGGTGACATGGTGAACCCGCCGTAAATACAGGAAGAGCCGATGAAATACCTTTTATATATCATCTTACTTTACCTTTTTCTGCCCTTCAACCATTATCTTGATTTCATAGCGGTCCTTTCCTTCTTCATCGCATTTAAAGAAAATGAAAGATTCGCCCTTGTATTCGCCTTCGCCGCCGGGATTCTCATCGATCTGTATTATCCTGTAGCACTGGGACTTAACGGACTGCTTTATATAATTTTAATCCAGGCTGTTCTCTATATAAAAAAATTTATCGCACAGAACAACGTCGTCGTCGTCACTCTCTTTACGGCATTCTATTTAATAAAAATAACAATGACATACCTTGCTGTCTCCTTCCCCCTGAGTATGAAACAGATAATAATCACTCTGCTGTTTTGTGTACCACTCTTTTTATTGTTAAACAGAATCATCTACAGAACATGGAAGAAAATATAAAAAAATTCAAGGCGATCCGTAATATCATAATCGCCGGTTTTATCATCATTATTCTGGCGAGTGCGCGGCTTCAGATCATCGAAGGTAAAAAATACTTCCGTCTCTCAGAAAAAAACAGAATCAGACAGACGGTCATTCCCGCGCCACGGGGGAAAATATTCGATCGGAACGGCATAGAAATCGCAAACACCAGACCGGGATTCTATGTCTCGGTCATCCCTTCAATAGTAGACAAAGCCGCCCTCACAGAACTGACCCATATTCTCGGCATAAAAGAAAAGACCGTGCGTGAAAAATTCAAGAGCGAGAAGAATCCGTTTATGCCGGTGAAGATCGCCCATGATATCTCTTACAGCCAGCTTTCAATCATCGAGGAAAATATGGACAGACTCAAAGGTGTTGAGGTCGCGGTCGAACCACTGCGCAACTATCCTTATGGAGAATTATTCTGCCACGTACTCGGTTATGTCGGTGAAATCACCAACCTGGAGATAAAAAAATATGAAAACTACTCAATAAACGACTACATCGGCAGAATGGGCATTGAAGAATACTATGAAAATACTCTCAAGGGTATAAACGGTGTGGAGTACATCGAAGTCGATGCACGCGGTAGAGAAATCGGTAAGCTGGCAGAAAAAAGACCCGTGCCTTTTATTCCCGGTAAAGATCTCCATACCACACTCGATTGTGCTCTCACAGAATCGGTTGCCGTCTATCTCGCAGATTATAAAAAAGCCGCCTGTGTCTGTCTGGACCCCCGAAACGGTGAGGTGCTGGTTCTTTATTCAAAACCCGGCTTTGACCCGAACCTCTTCGTACACGGACTGCAGGAAGAAGAATGGAAAATATTGAATACAACACCGGATGCACCGATGTACAACAGGGCGATTATGAGCTGCTATCCCGCCGGTTCGACGTTCAAACCATTCATCGCCTTGGCGGCTCTGGACTCAAAGATGATCACTCCGGATAAATCATTTTCACCGTGCTGGGGTAAATACCGCCTGGGAAGGAGAATCTTCAAGTGCTGGAAAATCCACGGAAAACTCGACCTTTACGGCGCAATTATAAAATCCTGTGATATCTACTTCTACCAGCTGGGTGCATTCATCGGAATCGACACCATCGCCTCCCGGGCAAAAGAAGCCGGTTTCGGCAGAAAAACCGGAATTGATATCCCCAATGAAAAAAACGGATGTCTTCCCGACCGCACATGGTTTGAAAAACATTATGGAAAAAACTGGACAGAAGGCCATCTCTTCAACCTCAGCATCGGTCAGGGCGACCTTCTGGTGACGCCGCTACAGCTCGCCTGTGCTTTTACACTCTTTGCAAACAACGGTGAAATACCCACCCCGCACATCAATAAAGAGTTGAAACCGCAATATCACAAAACTTCATTTTCAAAAGAAGCCCTTGAGGTGGTGAAAGAAGCACTGGGTGGAGTCGTATTGAGCGGCACCGGACAACTCGCCCGTATCAAAGACTGCGAGATCTGCGGGAAAACAGGTACCATCCAAAATCCTCACGGCGAAGATCACTCACTCTTTATCGGCTACGCTCCAAAAGAACGACCTGAAATTCTTGTCTGTATATTCATCGAAAACGCGGGCCACGGCGGCAGTGTAGCTGCTCCGATCGCCGGTAAGATAATAAAAGCTTATCTCAAAACAAAAAGCACCTATGCAAAAGAGAATTGATCTTGGAATCGTGGTGGCAGTAGCCGCACTCTCTTTGATCGGTTTGATAATGATCTTTTCGACCGCCGGAATATCAACATTCACCCGGCAATTGACCTGGCTGGCAGCATCAATCGCAACCGCCGTCGTTTTTTCCAAAATATCGCCGAGATTATGGTCGACCCTGGCTCCTTTTATATATTTTGGTGTAATTTTGATGCTTGTACTGCTTCTGTTCACCAGTGATTCTTATCCGAAACGTTGGTTCAAACTCGGCTGGATCAACCTCCAGCCCTCTGAATTCGCGAAATTTGCGACGATTCTCTTTCTTGCAACCGTCCTGGCGGCGAAAAAACGGCTTAAGAATTTTTCAGACATTCTCATTCCTTTGCTTATCGTGAGCATACCAGCCGCACTGATCTTCATTGAACCTGACTTAGGGGCGGCGCAGATATTCTATCCTATCCTTATTTTGATGCTGTACTGGGCGGGAATGCCCGGCGTCAAACTCTTTATCTTCTTCTCCCCTATTATCTCGGCGGCGGCGAGTTTTTCAATCTACATCTGGGTGCTCTACTTCGTAGGTTTGACAGTTTTCCTCTATTTCCATAAACAATTGAGTGACCTCGTCTACGGTCTGGTGAGCAATTTTCTCGCCGGGTTGAGTATGCCCATTATCTGGAACTCCCTTAAGCCGTATCAACAACAAAGAATCATCTCATTCTTTTCACCCTGGCTTGACCCGAAAGGGATGTCCTGGCAGACGATACAATCAAAGATCGCAATCGGATCCGGTGGAATAATCGGCAAGGGATTTTTATCCGGGACACAAAAAAGATTGGAATTCCTACCGGAAAGACATACAGACTTCGTCTTCTCCTGCCTCGGAGAGGAGTTCGGCCTTGTCGGAATTGTGTTGACTACATTGATCTTCGGTTATCTACTCTATAAGATCCTCATTCTTACAAAAGAAACAAAGAATAAATTTTCGAGTATTCTCGCCAGCGGCATCCTCGCATGGTTCAGCTATCAGACATTTATCAATATCGGGATGACCCTCGGTTTACTGCCGGTCACCGGAGTACCTCTGCCGTTTATAAGTTACGGCGGTTCCTCACTCCTCGCCTGTTTTATGGCGGTCGGGGTCTGTATGGCGATCTCAAAATCAAAGTTCAAGTATTGACAAATAGGATAAATTTGAATATTCTTATAAAGATAATATCAAAAGAACAGGAGGAAAGATGAAAAAATTATTATTCCTATTACCGTTGTTGATTCTGCTCGGTTGCCAGGATACCCTTGAGATCAACCTGACCTGCGCACTCTGGCATACCACTCAGGTAGTAACCATGCAGAGTAATTTATTGGGAGAAGGTGAGCAGATATTCGTCACTCTGACCTGGAGATGGACGTATGAAACTCCCCAGGGAGACGCGGTGATCATCAAAAGAAGCATCGGTGACTCAACCAGTTTTACGGAAATCGATACTGTGTGGCAGATCGACACCTTGATGAACTATATCGACGACGACTCGCTTCTCACACCGAACAGTACTGTTTACTACAGATTGGCATTCCTTACAGGTAAGTCGGTCGATGATTTCATCACAACGGATGTAACCATCCCTGATAACCAAAATTTCTACGAGCCGACCCAGGATACATTGAGCGGTGACACCCTCTATGTTACCTTCAAACAATTATCAGGATTTGACGCCTGTTCCGTATCTGTATTCAACGCCTTCACGACCGAACCCGAGAGTCTGATCCAGCTTTTGAATCCTGTATTCGACACCGCATTATCTTATCCAGACACAACCCTTGCAATCGCAATCTCAGATCCCACAAACTTCCCGAACAACACCACCTATACAATCAAGATTTCCTCATCAAAAGTCGTCGAGTTGATAACCGATTCTTCTTACGGATTTCGGGCGTTCTTTAAACTTCCTTGATGCTTTCCGAATGAACCCTTTTCTGAATTAAAATGGCTAAGGTAGACCTCGATGTCCTTTTGGAAGAGCTGGTTCTGAGGGAAGGCTCTGACCTTCATCTCCGTTATGGAGAACCTCCGACAATCCGTGTCGCCGGGAAACTGCAGAAACTGGAGCAACCACCACTTGATGACAACGACCTCAAGGAGATCATCTTTGGTTTGATGTCTCCTCTCCAGCAGAAACAATTCTTAAAAGCCCTGGAATTTGATATGGCTTATGAAATATCCGGGGTCGCCAGATTCAGGGTCAATATCTTCAAACAGATGGGACACATCGGAGCGGTAATGCGGATCATTCCTCTTAAGATAAAGACGATCGACGAATGGGGGTTTCCCGCAGTCTTCAAGAAAATAGCTTCACTGCCCCGCGGCCTCGTCCTCGTCACCGGTCCAACAGGAAGCGGAAAATCGACGACGCTTGCGGCGATAATCGAATACATCAATCAAAATATGAAAAAGCACATCATCACAGTGGAAGATCCGATTGAATTTCTACACCGCGACAAAAAGTCCATTATCGAACAGAGGGAAATCGGTATCGACACCCATTCTTATGCCGAAGCACTACGTCGTATAATCAGACAGAACCCCGACATCATCCTGGTCGGTGAAATGCGTGACCTCGAAACAATCGCCCAGACAATAACTGCAGCGGAAACAGGTCACCTTGTCTTCTCGACACTACATACAATCGATGCGGTACAGACCGTTGACAGAATCATCGACGTCTTTCCACCGACCCAACAACAGCAGATACGCCTCCAATTATCAACAACCCTTCAGGCGGTCATTACTGAAACACTGGTGCGTAAAAAAGACGGAGCGGGTAGGGTCGCCGCCTTTGAAATCATGGTCTGCACCCCGGCGATCAGAAGCGCCATCAGAGAAGCAAAGACGCCGCAAATATATACTTCGATCCAGACCGGTTCCAAATTAGGGATGATTCAGATGGACCAATATCTCAAAAATCTCTTTCATCAAGGTGTAGTCGAATACGAAGAAGCGTTGGCACATTGTAATAATCCGGATGAATTCGAAAGAAGGGCGTAGATTATGATCAAATTACAGCAACTCTTGAATGCACAGATTCAATATAATGCTTCTGACTTGATCCTGAAGTTCAACTCACCGCCCATTATGAGAATAAACGGAGAACTTAAATTACTCGACCTTCCTCCGCTCACCAAAGCCGATATCGAAACCGGAATAATCGGACTACTCACCAAGGAACAGATCGAAGAATATAAAAGAACATTCGAACTTGATCTCTCCTATGAAATGCCGAACGGAGCACGGTTCCGTGTCAATCTTTTTAAACAACGGGGAAACCTCGGCGGTGTATTCCGACTCATCCCCTCCAAAATTCCCACGATCGATGAACTGGGTTTTCCGCCAATTCTCAAGGAGATCGCCCTGCGGCCCAGAGGTCTGATTGTCGTAACCGGACCATCCGGCTGCGGAAAATCAACGACACAAGCCGCTCTTCTCAACCATCGAAATGAAAATGACACGTGCCATATCGTTACGGTTGAAGACCCGATAGAATTCATTCACCCCAATAAAAAAGCATTGGTGACCCAAAGAGAAGTCGGAAGAGATACCCATTCATTCGCCAACGCCCTGAAGTTCGTTCTGCGGCAGGATCCGGATGTAATTTTGGTGGGAGAGATGAGGGATCTGGAAACAATCTCCCTGGCGATCACCGCAGCGGAAACCGGGCATACGGTAATCACCACCTTACATACCTCGGACGCCGTATCCACGATCGACCGTATCATCGATGTCTTCCCTCCTCATCAACAGAATCAGATAAGGATGCAGATCTCTTTGAATCTCTTATGTGTGATTTCACAAAATTTAGTGAAACGTGCGGACGGCAAAGGTAGAATCGCCGTATATGAAATACTGAATGTCATCCCCGCAGTAAGAAACCTGATCAGAGAAGCGAAAACCCACCAGATATCATCAATCCTCCAGACCTCACAACAACTGGGGATGATCTCCTTTGACGCCTGCCTTGCTAATATGGTAAAGAAGAAACTAATCACAAAAGAGGAGGCAGAATCAAAAGCCCTTAATCCGGATACCTTCCGAAAAGAGATGGAACAGATAGCAAAATCTGCATAGTGTCGAAAAAAACTTATCTCACACTTTCGAGTCCGGTAAAATATATCAAAGGCATCGGACCGAAGCGGGCACTTTATTTTAAAAAAATAGGAATAGAAACAGTCAACGATCTCCTCTTTCTTGTTCCGAGAAAATATCTGGACTATTCCAATATTGTTCTCATAAAAGACCTGAAGATAAACGACGAAGCAACCGTCATCGGGAAAGTAATCCTTGCAGAGCTTCAGAAAACACGACGAAGAGGAATATTGATAAAAGTGATTATCGCCGATAATTCAGGAACCATATTGCTCAAGTGGTTCAATCGTCCGGACCTCAAGAAAAAATTCAAGGTCGGAGATTGGCTTATAGTTTCCGGTAAAGTCAGTTTTTACTACGGCAGGCAGTTCATAAATCCCCTGTATGAATTCATAACCGACGAAGAAAGGATGAATAAAAAACAGGGGGCGATCATCCCGATCTATCCCCTGACCGAAGGGCTGAGCTCATGGGATATAAAGAGGGCGGTAAAGATATGCCTTGATGAGTGCCTTGATGAAATAGTCGAAACACTGCCGGAACCGCTTATCAAAAAAAACAATCTTATGCATCTGCACGAAGCCATTCGTAAAATCCACTTACCCGAGAAAAGAGAAGAAGCGATCGCCGCACGCCGCCGTCTGGTCTACGATGAGTTCTTTTTCTTCGAGTTGATACTTGCGAAAAGAAAAAACTCAATCAAAAAAGAACGAGGAATTATGCTCAAAGAGAACGGTATGTTGACAAAAAAATTCCTCGAACTACTTCCTTTTTCACTGACCCGTGGACAGATGGAAGTGATAAAGAGCATTGCGGCGGATATGGCGGAACCGCAGCCGATGAATCGTCTGCTGCAGGGAGACGTCGGCTCAGGGAAAACCGTCGTTGCTCTATATGCTATGCTTATAGCTGTAGAAAACGGTTATCAATCAGCCCTGATGGCGCCGACAGAACTCCTTGCCGAACAGCATTTCCTGAACCTTAAAGAGATTCTGAAAAAGTTGAATCTCGATTCCGCCCTCCTCACAAGCAGCATCAGAACGAAAGAAAAACAGGAAATAATCAAAAAAATATCTGCA contains these protein-coding regions:
- the recG gene encoding ATP-dependent DNA helicase RecG, giving the protein MCIVSKKTYLTLSSPVKYIKGIGPKRALYFKKIGIETVNDLLFLVPRKYLDYSNIVLIKDLKINDEATVIGKVILAELQKTRRRGILIKVIIADNSGTILLKWFNRPDLKKKFKVGDWLIVSGKVSFYYGRQFINPLYEFITDEERMNKKQGAIIPIYPLTEGLSSWDIKRAVKICLDECLDEIVETLPEPLIKKNNLMHLHEAIRKIHLPEKREEAIAARRRLVYDEFFFFELILAKRKNSIKKERGIMLKENGMLTKKFLELLPFSLTRGQMEVIKSIAADMAEPQPMNRLLQGDVGSGKTVVALYAMLIAVENGYQSALMAPTELLAEQHFLNLKEILKKLNLDSALLTSSIRTKEKQEIIKKISAGEIDIIFGTHALIEGNVIFKKLGLAVVDEQHRFGVMQRAALVNKGVNPDFLVLSATPIPRTIALTLYGDLDISLLKEKPPHRGEVITRIVKPREKNAAFDFVKQELSRKRQVFIICPIIEKSEKLDLKSVAEVYQEITRTFPNHSVGVIHGRLKTDERMKIMTQFRNGELEILVATTVIEVGVDIPNATVMLIEHPERFGLAQLHQLRGRIGRGAQKSYCFLFLDRFVSEETFERISFFEKNNNGFALANKDMSLRGPGEILGKKQHGLPDIKIGDLENDRELLFSARDDAFELIKKDPEMNDSEHYMLRRYLQKIAKKENLLRIG